The stretch of DNA CTTCAGGGTGAAAAAAGAGCCAATTCGATACAGCtaaagttttgaaatctcGTTGAGTAGCCGTAATGGTACAataaaaacgaaaaagTATTCTCTATTGTGTCAAAAACACCCCTGTATATCCAGTTGTCCCTTTTTCAAGCTTGTATTGACAGTTCTGAATATCGCAGAACGGTTCTCATCAAAATTCAATATTGCGTAACGGACTTATTGTTGCATTTTCAAGTAAATAAGCCGGGTCAGGATGCCCGCCGTAGATAGTAAAAAGTAGGTATAACATGCGCAAGAGCAAAACGGATTTGACAACATATCCAAGTGATAAGTGGTCGTTTAGATACATCATATACTATAACGGTTTGATATTGAGAGCCCAGTTAAAATTAACATctgttttttgttttttaatTGACATTCAATCATCGGTTGCTTTCCTTGTGAAACTGTACGCGTTGTCTTAAACGAAACGTGTTTTAAGGTAGGTCATCGACAGGTAAAAAATAGCTTATTAGCAGAAGAACGCTAGCGGTAAGATCTGAAACAGGATCGCACAGTCTCAATGAGTAACAAGAGGACATCTGTAGAACAGCTCATATCATGCCCAATTTGCTCTAGAAaagtctttttttccttaatCAACTCTCATCTTGACATATGTGGCAAGGAAAAGTCAAAGCCTTCGAGTAGGCCACAAACGGTGTCAAGTCTTTTGGCAGGCCCaaaaaagaggaaacaAGCTAACTCAGagaaattcattgatcTTGAAAATAAGGACCATGAAATTAAGCCAGGTCTTAAGAGCGAGAGTGATGATATTGAGattgttgaaaatgaaagcaaAAGATTTAAGGCAGCACCATCCACGGATTTTGCGAAATCAATAGTGGAGCCTGCTTCGAGCAGAGATCAACTTCACAACGATTACGAAAGCAGATGGTTGCAGAAAATAAGCCATTTGCCACTTAGTGAAAAATTGAGGCCAAAAGAATTAAGAGATTATGTAGGTCAGCAGCACATTCTCTCTCAAGATAATGGTACATTGTTCAAATACATAAAACAAGGGACTATACCATCTATGATACTCTGGGGCCCTCCAGGTGTAGGAAAGACTTCACTAGCTAGACTATTAACGAAAACTGCGACAACCAGTAGTAATGAATCAAATGTTGGTTCCAGGTACTTCATGATCGAAACAAGTGCGACAAAGGCAAATACGCAAGAATTGAGAGgtatatttgaaaaatcaaaaaaggaatatcAATTgaccaaaagaagaactgtactttttattgatgaaattcaCAGATTCAATAAAGTTCAACAGGATTTGTTATTGCCACACGTAGAAAACGGTGACATTATTTTGATTGGTGCAACGACAGAAAATCCAAGTTTTCAGCTGAACAATGCTCTCATTAGCAGATGTCTGATTTTTGTCCTAGAAAAGCTGAATGTCAACGAACTGTGTATTGTTTTATCAAGAGGAATTGCATTATTGAATAAATGCAGGAAACAAGTATGGAATATTGAAAATCCTTTGAAATTGTCTAGAAGCATACTGGAGTACGTGGTAGATCTGTCGGTGGGTGATACAAGGAGGGCGTTAAATATGTTGGAAATGATCGAAGTTTCAACAAGAGAGCGCAAGGCCGACGAGGAAGAATTATCTATCGATGATGTACGAGACATAATTAAgaacaacagcagcaacgGGTTGAATACATACTATGACCCAAAGGGAGATAACCATTATGATACAATCTCTGCGTTTCATAAATCCATTAGAGGTGGGGACGAAAACGCCTCACTGTACTATTTAGCAAGAATGTTGCAGGGAGGAGAGGACCCATTGTATGTTGCCCGAAGAATGATTCGAATAGCTTCTGAAGATATCGGATTACGGGATAGTTCATTATTGCCCTTGGCTGTCGCGGCACATGACGCAGTAATGAAAGTTGGTTTGCCAGAGGCAGACCTTGCACTGGCGCAATGTTGTGTTGCTTTGGCTAGGGCACCAAAGTCAGTAGAACTATATAGAGCttggaagaaattaagGGCAATGATGAGCGAGAACATGTACAGTTTAGCAAGCAGTGAGATACCGATGCATATCAGAAATGCGCCAACCAAATTGATGGAGGAGCTGGGTTATCATAAAGGCTACAAGTACAATCCCGATTATATTGAAGGAAAAGTCCAACAAGACTACTTTCCCAAAGAAGTGCTCGAGAAATGTCCAAATAAAACTGACTTAAAGTTCCTGGACGGCAAACATTTAGGAGACAAAGAAGATCCTGACTTGAGACAGTCATATCAGGGTTAGTCAAGGGTCTTCCATACTTCTCTCAATGCCGCGTCTAcaattcatatttttttctctgttGGCCAATGCCGCTTGTTTTTTTACGCTTGAGGCGCATTGCATTGCTGGCACGTTTTTGTGCAGCATGAACGATATAAACTATAATTTTAGATAATCAAGGATccacctttttttttcatgctAGAAAAGTCTCGCGGGCCCATCTGAGATATATTAGAACATATACGCATCCTATAAGAAGAGCACATTATTCTTGAATTagttcttccttttcctcGACCTTCCAGCTTGTAAAATGAGCCAGGCTTGAGGAGCATAGATACGCAAAAATGGAAGATAAGCGGAAAAGACGAGCCGCTACACTTAGTACAGCATTGATATTATTTGTGGCATGCTGCGTTTATACactatatatattcaaGTTTGATAACCCTCGGTTGTCTCCACCAGTTTCCTTATTGCCTACAATTAGCAccttgaagaaaattgagCATGTAACAGATTTAAATAAGGAGTACGTTTTTGTTGGTGACGTTCATGGTAACTATGATGAGTTCATAGAACTCATTGATGACAAGATTGGAGGACTAGGAGAAAATATAACAATGATATTGCTGGGTGACTTTATTCACAAGGGCCCGGACTCAGACAAGGTCGTGTCGTATATTCTAAATCACAAGGATCAAGTCAAGTGCGTTTTGGGCAATCATGAAATATTGGTCATGATGGCCTATTTAAACCCAGACTTCTCGAAATGGGTAAGACGCCCCAAATTAATGACACCTTTAACTTTCAGTACGGAGACTAATTTCATACCACAAGACATCTCTAAAATCAGCAACGCACATGGACGGTTAGCTCGCGAACTTGGGTTTTCCAAATTAAGTCAGCTAGCGGAACATTGTTCTATGGCCATAGAACTAGATCTGGATATTACCGGTGATATACTCTTTGGTGCACATGCAGGGATGGTTCCGGGAGACTTCATGAAGCCCAACCAAATTCCGGGCGTGAGCTCTCTGTCAAACATGAAGTACGTTGATAAGAAGAACTGGTCAAAAACATCACgtgaaaaggaaaacaagaatTATGTGAGATGGTACACACTGTGGGACAAATACGGAGACCACTTTAGTAACGCCAAAGTATTTTACGGGCACGATGCATCCATGGGACTAAACCTACGGAGACAGACCAAAGGTTTGGACACAGCATGTATAAAGAACAATCTGCTTTCATCTATGAAAGTGAAGTACGATATTAAGAAGGGGCAATATGACTATGAATTAATTCAAGTACAATGCTcttaaaacaaaaagtaCTACTTAAAAGCGCAACAGATTTTATATAATGTACTATATGAAAAAGAtatgaatattattatgtaaCTCATAATACTGAATCTtaaatttcaatgaaaCTTTCGCTGGAGCTACAAGTATTCTTGCCCAATGGCCGCTACCCGCCTCTTCTTCGTTGTTGAAGTTTTAAAATTTAGcgagaaaagaaaacaaaaccGAAAACAGACAACCGCAATCATTTCTTCAACACCCAACATCCAGCACCTAAACACCATCAATACACGTtttaaacaaaacaaacCCATAGCCCAAAAGGTAGTAAACACAAACCGTTGTATACGCAACCGCCCTACATAAGACACTATTTGCGTACAGATTATCTCAATATGTCTAGTCCAgatgattttgaaactGCACCAGCAGAATATGTTGATGCATTGGATCCGAGTATGGTCGTTGTTGACAGTGGTTCTGCTGCAGTCACAGCGCCATCGGATTCAGCCGCTGAGGTAAAAGCTAATCAAAACGAAGAAAACACTGGTGCTACTGCTGCTGAAACTAGTGAGAAAGTGGATCAGACGGAGGtcgaaaagaaagatgatgatgatacCACTGAAGTCGGTGTAACAACTACCACGCCTTCCATTGCTGATACTGCTGCTACCGCTAACATTGCTTCGACATCAGGTGCATCTGTTACTGAACCTACTACTGATGACACCGCTGCTgatgagaaaaaggaacaaGTAAGTGGTCCTCCTCTGTCAAATATGAAATTCTATCTTAATCGCGACGCGGATGCGCATGACTCTTTAAATGATATTGATCAATTAGCGCGTCTGATTAGAGCAAACGGTGGTGAAGTGCTAGACTCCAAGCCAAGAGAATCAAAAGAGAATGTTTTCATCGTGTCACCCTATAATCATACCAATTTACCAACGGTAACTCCGACTTATATTAAGGCATGTTGTCAAAGCAACTCGCTACTGAACATGGAAAATTATTTAGTACCATACGATAACTTTAGAGAAGTTGTCGATAGTAGGTTGCAGGAGGAATCGCATTCTAATGGTGTAGATAATAGCAATAGCAATAGCGATAACAAGGATTCTATCAGGCCCAAAACAGAAATAATCTCTACGAATACTAATGGCGCTACGGAAGACTCAACCAGCGAAAAAGTTATGGTAGACGCTGAACAACAAGCTAGATTACAAGAGCAAGCTCAGCTCCTTCGTCAACATGTAAGCAGCACCGCATCAATCACAAGCGGAGGGCACAATGACTTGGTCCAGATCGAACAACCTCAAAAAGATACCtccaataataataatagcaacGTCAACGACGAAGACAATGATCTTTTGACACAGGACAACAACCCTCAAACAGCAGATGAGGGGAATGCATCTTTTCAAGCACAAAGGTCCATGATTTCGAGAGGCGCTTTGCCCTCCCACAATAAAGCTTCTTTTACagatgaggaagatgaGTTTATTTTGGATGTTGTGAGAAAAAATCCAACCAGGCGTACAACACATACTCTTTACGATGAAATATCCCATTATGTGCCTAACCACACGGGTAATTCTATTAGGCACCGATTTAGAGTCtatctttccaaaagaCTAGAGTACGTTTATGAGGTTGACAAGTTTGGTAAATTGGTTAGAGACGACGATGGAAATCTGATAAAGACTAAAGTTTTGCCACCATCAAttaaaaggaaattttCAGCAGATGAAGATTACACTTTGGCAATCGCGGTCAAGAAGCAGTTTTATCGTGATTTGTTTCAAATCGACCCTGATACTGGAAGATCACTTATCACAGATGAGGATACACCCACTGCTATAGCGAGGAGGAATATGACAATGGATCCAAATCATGTGCCAGGGAGTGAACCCAACTTTGCAGCTTACAGAACCCAAAGCCGTAGGGGACCGATTGCAcgagaatttttcaagcaTTTTGCCGAAGAGCATGCAGCACATACTGAGAATGCTTGGAGAGATAGGTTTAGGAAGTTTCTTCTCGCTTACGGCATTGATGATTATATTAGTTATTATGAAGCTGAAAAAGCTCAGAATAGAGAGCCGGAACCGATGAAGAACCTCACCAATAGACCCAAGAGGCCTGGCGTTCCCACTCCTGGCAATTATAACTCTGCCGCCAAGAGGGCAAGAAATTATAGTTCTCAAAGAAATGTTCAGCCTACTGCCAATGCAGCGTCCGCTAATGCTGCTGCCGCTGCTGCTGCCGCTGCTTCCAACTCTTACGCTATACCAGAAAACGAATTACTGGACGAAGATACCATGAATTTCATTTCCAGTTTAAAGAATGATCTATccaatatttcaaatagTTTGCCCTTTGAGTATCCACACGAGATTGCGGAAGCTATAAGAAGCGATTTTTCGAATGAAGatatatatgataatattgaTCCTGATACCATAAGCTTTCCACCAAAAATTGCAACAACAGATCTTTTCCTGCCATTGTTCTTTCATTTTGGCAGTACGAGACAATTTATGGATAAACTTCATGAAGTTATTTCAGGAGATTATGAGCCATCACAGGCTGAAAAACTGGTACAGGATCTTTGCGATGAAACTGGTATAcgtaaaaatttcagtACGAGCATATTGACGTGTTTATCCGGGGATCTGATGGTCTTTCCTCGCTATTTCTTGAACATGTTTAAGGACAATGTTAATCCTCCTCCCAACGTTCCTGGTATTTGGACACATGATGACGACGAATCGCTAAAAAGCAATGATCAAGAACAAATAAGGAAACTGGTTAAAAAGCATGGAACTGGTAGAATGGAAATGaggaaaagattttttgagAAGGACCTGTTATGAGTAATTGAATTAAGTAACATCATTGTTTAACTTATTTTACTCCTTTATTTCACTGATTCACGTTTTCTACTTTGTTTTTCAGTTCAATGTATAATTTATGTAAACTTTTACGtattttaattttcaaaattcttaCAATGATTAAGGCGGAACAGTTTTATAGAATCCCATTAgcaaaaaagagagaagaaaaggaggaaaGTATAACGCAGAACGAAGATTCTCATTTTTAACGtgtcttttcttcaaggATAAAACGCCTAACTAGCAAATAACTGGCGATTAGCAGACTACAATGGACAGTGAAGCAAGTGACATTGAGGCAGAGTTATCCGACAGCGTCTCAGCTGGTGGGGAAGAATACattgacgatgatgattatACGGAAGATATTGACGATCAGATAGTCACAGCCAAATCATCTAGAAGAACAGCACGTAGGAGTGTACCTAAGGGTGTAAGAACCTCAAAACGCATTAGAGATAAAGAACTTTCTGTGGAGGTTGATGAAGATTATGATGAGGAGGAAGATGTATTGAGCCCTTCTAAGAAGCGCCATCTACACACCAGATCAATGGACAAAAGGCAAGTTGCCGCAACAGCTTCTGAAAAATCTGATATTGGTGATAGTAAAGGTAATGATGGCGAAATAGAAGACGGTatattggaagaagaagagagcTTAGAGAAGGAACTGAATAGAGGTGGAGGAAAGGAGGTAGAGAAAAGTGAAGAATCTTACTACGCCCAAAACGATGTTGGACAGAAGGGGGAGGAAGAACAAGACGGGGAATCTGGAGGCTATGAAGATAATGAACCCAGTATAAGTAAAGAGTCAGACGAATTGGTCTCTGTGGTAAACGGTAACGGTAACgaagaggatgatgaaGTGGAGgcaacaaaagaaaatacaaCAGATTCTACTAGAAGTACTACGACTCGAAGCAAGATGCTGTTAGATTTGCTGGAAGATGGTGGGtctaaaaagaaattaacagatgaagaaatcCAGCTGCGAAGAGCCGAAAATGCACGTAAAAGGAAGAACCTTAGCGAGAAGAGACTGGAAGAGGAGAAGCAGGACACAATCAATaagcttttgaagaaaagggcCGGTAAGTCTAGGAGCCACTTGCcaaatgatgatgaaaagaatgatGGCTCTTCAAGTTTCGTGAAACCACGCAGGCCTTACAATAGCGAGGGTATGACAAGAATTCTGCGGAGATATGAAGAAGACTTATTTTGTACATTTTAAGTAGAGGACGCAATTTAAGTATTTGATGTATATCGTTTGTTTTATTTCTGTTGGTATCGGTTGGGCTCGGTATTATTGTTACACCCGCGTTGTCAAGTAAATTTATAAGGGTCCAAGATAAAATGAAAGCattgaaatatttccaTCATTCTGATAAGCAGAACCACGTAAGGCAGACTAAAAATCATGACATCGATTAACAGTTTTCCCAGGAATATTGACTGGCCTTCCAACATAGgcattaaaaaaatagaggGAACTAATCCAACGGTGAATGCCATCAAGGGCTTGTTATATAATGGTGGATCAATTTATGCATTTCTATATTTTGTTATTGCTATGTTTGTTGAACCAACGCTACAAAAGCAGTACCAGCAGAGAAATGATTTTTCcttgtttgttttgttgCGTTTGAGAAGAATCATAGCGCAATTGCAAAAACGACTGGTGATGACCCCAGTATCGTCGTTGGGGTTCAACGAACAGAATAACTTTGTGGAGAGGTCCACTCAAACTTCAGACGACAATATAATACGAGAAGATAATAGCCATTGGGCTGAAATGATTTATCAACTGCAAAATATGAAACAAGAATTACAGTATTTTAACAGATCCTCAGGCCAACCATCTGAAAGTATAGACGATTTTGTCTTTCAAATTAAGATGGTGACTGACCAGGTTGAGTTAACAGATAGGTCCCGAGCTTTCTCAAATAAATCAAGAAATATTATACAGGGAATCCGAGAAATCAAAGGTTGGTTTGTGAATGGCCAAGTGCCAAGGTAACaatcaaaaataatagCATTGAATTTAAAACGCTCTAGTGCACGTAACGCATCCGTCTGATCAGTGGCGAACAATACCGTTATTTTTCATAGTACCTAAGAAGACACATACCAATTTTTGCAAGTGAAAGTGCAGAAACGGTTCCACTAACGATATTACTGCATGCTCTCTATTCTaatgtacatatatatgttcCTTTATCTACAAGAAGTTTcgtaataatatataaatcCCTCAAAAGTGTTATTGTTTCGAGCCCAAATGCTTCAAAATGTATAGTTTGTTggtgtttttcttttcaggTGTACTGTTGTTAGGCTTGAAAGGTTTAAAAGTGCGAACATTCCTTGCTATTAATTCAGGTGAATTTGAGTTGGACCCAAGTATAATCTTTCTGCTAGTAACAATTTGATTGGATACAAAATCGGCatcctcttttctttgatacatttcttttatccgttctcctcttcttttccATCTCTCGTAGGtgttattgttttcctCATCAGTACGCTTCCAGTTGGACTTCAAAATTCTTCGAACAGCCTCGGGAGAAATTTTGAACCGGTCTGCAAGATCAGATGCTGTCAGTTCAGGAAAGTTGAATTTCAATAGTCTTAGAGCCTCCATTTGTTCCTGTGATATCTTTTTTGGTGGGTTCCACCTCTGGCcttgcaatttttttctaactGCCattttctgcttcttccACTCAGGAATGTCTTTCGTACCATCTCGTACTTTTTCTGTAAACTCTTTATTGGACAAACTCGATTTATTGACTAATTTAATAATCTTTTTGGATGACCATCCCCTGTTCTCATTGAGTAATGGACCGCAGCGCAGGCAATGAAAAGAACGACATGCTATTCGCAGAATGTTCATGCCAAGTGCTAACCAAATGATTCAGAAGGAAGTCGAAGGGAATACGTAGTGCCTTGTTAAATAGCTTACCGTGATATGAACAGTATACGATCGACTCTCCTTGGAGACTTTCTACACCATTGGTGATTGGTGTTTTAGTTCTACCATCATTTCATATTTACTAGCTTTATGATCATTTTAGACGACTGTGGGAatgttgttatttttactaATCACTTTTACTTAGTAATGTCCCTTAAGGACAGCACTGAAAGCAAAGTAGTCAAGCACTTCATTCGAACTTGATTAGTAGAAACAAACTTCATTCTTTCTTTACGTATCCAGTCCAATAATATCTGCAGTAGTTATAGTGACTGATGaacattttgaagaagtttaTGGAGTCTGGTAACAAGCCAGAGCTCATCACGATACCTTCTGGGCAGTTTAATCTTTTGAGGTCTAAGAATTCCCCTAAAGCTGCTTTAGAATGTATTTACAACAATGCAACTTTAAGCGTACGTAAAATAGGCAAATTTGATTATGAGTTGGCGGTTTATAGGGTAGAGGACGATAGTGAAGGAGGCACGGGAGATGAGGCTGAGAATTTTGAAGACGACACCATCAGTGTTTTATCCACACAGtctaaaaagaaagaagaggagTGGAGCGTTGAAATATCGGATAAAATCATGTTTCACAAAACATGGGATAAACAAGGAAACGTGGCGCTTGTGTGGGAGAACTTAAGAGGTGATGAACAAGATGAAAAGGTTCAATTTGTTGTTGCCGCTGATGTGTCGTTTTCTGATGTTGAACAGTTTATCCAAACTGTTTACCGATGCCAATTCGAAGTaaggaataaaaaatccTCTCTCACTGCCTCAGCAGATGACTTAAAGGAAATAGAGCATAGATCAACCAGGCTCTTTGTtcaagatgatgatgacgagTTAGATTCAAGCTCAGATGACTTTCAAGATGCTAAAGACACCTCTTTTGAGCACGAGAAGGAAAGTGAAATATTGGAAAGAACTCCTTctccattgaaaaaagttccAGAAGGGGAATATTGTTGTTTAGTGATGTCTAGCCTATACATGTATGATCcaattcaagaaaaatttattctGCAGGAGCCCGTGGTAAAGGTAGCAATTATTGATACAGGCAAGTACGAATTTTGGCTAGCGATAGAAGGTAAAGATAATCGTCTTGGGACTCAGGTCGCCCCAAATATCAATCCTACCTTTGAATTAGCTACCGAtgcctttcttttcaactaTACGCTACAAAACATTACATTGTCTTATATGTTAAAATTTAAGGACTTAGATAAGTGTATTCAATTCAGGTTTGCTTGGGTTAAATGTTTATGGATGACTTTGAACAAAGAAACGTGGACCGACGTTCCtgaaaaggagaaagatTATATTTTAGATTCATCATCCGTGCCATTGGAAAAGCAATTTGATGACATTTTACACATAGATGACAGATCAAATGAGGAAAGAGATAAAGAATCAAGCGAAAGTGAAAATGATAGCGAAGATGAGGATGACGAAAACGATCACTCCAAAAGAATCATTTCATCTGAAGCCTTTGAAGAACCTAGGCGTGCGACTTCCAAAGGTAATAGTTCATTGACTGTCGCCTTTAGGAACAACAGGTCATATGTTACAAGAGATAACAGAATTGGTGTGTTCAAAAcggatgatgaagacgattCTCTAGAATTTGTAGCTGCCATAAAGAATATTTCTAATTTAGGTGGTAAAAGCATTGATCCTCATAAGCCAATGTTGTATATGGAAGATCGTAATTTAATTTTGACTGATGGCGAAAATGAGAACAAACTTTATAAGATGGATATAGAAAGAGGAAAGGTGATTGAAGAATGGTCTACTGGTGACAAGAATGTTGTTCAATATGGTCCAACCAAAAAATTCGATCAAATGACGCCTGAACAAACAATTGTTGGCGTTTCACAGAAAGGTGTCTTTAAAATTGATCCTAGAATTAAcggaaaaaataaaatagcCGTCGATGAATCAAAAGATTACGTGGGTAAATATAACTTTAGCTCTATTGGAACAACAGAGAGTGGTTATATTGCTATTGGGTCAGAAAAAGGTGACATAAAACTATATGATAGGCTCGGTATTAGGGCAAAAACTGCTATACCTTCACTAGGCCAAGCAATCAAGTTTATTACTACCTCTGCTGACGGTAAATGGTTATTGGCGACTTGCGAGAGTACTCTGCTTCTTAtggatttgaaaattaagGATGGAAAAAATGCTGGCAACATTGGATTTCTGAAGTCGTTCCCAGCCAGTGAAAATGTTAAAACATATGTATTAAAAATACGACCAGAACATTCGGCATCAATCT from Saccharomyces cerevisiae S288C chromosome XIV, complete sequence encodes:
- the RRG9 gene encoding mitochondrial ribosome assembly protein RRG9 (hypothetical protein; null mutant lacks mitochondrial DNA and cannot grow on glycerol; the authentic, non-tagged protein is detected in highly purified mitochondria in high-throughput studies), translating into MNILRIACRSFHCLRCGPLLNENRGWSSKKIIKLVNKSSLSNKEFTEKVRDGTKDIPEWKKQKMAVRKKLQGQRWNPPKKISQEQMEALRLLKFNFPELTASDLADRFKISPEAVRRILKSNWKRTDEENNNTYERWKRRGERIKEMYQRKEDADFVSNQIVTSRKIILGSNSNSPELIARNVRTFKPFKPNNSTPEKKNTNKLYILKHLGSKQ
- the VID27 gene encoding Vid27p (Cytoplasmic hypothetical protein; possibly involved in vacuolar protein degradation; not essential for proteasome-dependent degradation of fructose-1,6-bisphosphatase (FBPase); null mutants exhibit normal growth; contains two PH-like domains), translated to MNILKKFMESGNKPELITIPSGQFNLLRSKNSPKAALECIYNNATLSVRKIGKFDYELAVYRVEDDSEGGTGDEAENFEDDTISVLSTQSKKKEEEWSVEISDKIMFHKTWDKQGNVALVWENLRGDEQDEKVQFVVAADVSFSDVEQFIQTVYRCQFEVRNKKSSLTASADDLKEIEHRSTRLFVQDDDDELDSSSDDFQDAKDTSFEHEKESEILERTPSPLKKVPEGEYCCLVMSSLYMYDPIQEKFILQEPVVKVAIIDTGKYEFWLAIEGKDNRLGTQVAPNINPTFELATDAFLFNYTLQNITLSYMLKFKDLDKCIQFRFAWVKCLWMTLNKETWTDVPEKEKDYILDSSSVPLEKQFDDILHIDDRSNEERDKESSESENDSEDEDDENDHSKRIISSEAFEEPRRATSKGNSSLTVAFRNNRSYVTRDNRIGVFKTDDEDDSLEFVAAIKNISNLGGKSIDPHKPMLYMEDRNLILTDGENENKLYKMDIERGKVIEEWSTGDKNVVQYGPTKKFDQMTPEQTIVGVSQKGVFKIDPRINGKNKIAVDESKDYVGKYNFSSIGTTESGYIAIGSEKGDIKLYDRLGIRAKTAIPSLGQAIKFITTSADGKWLLATCESTLLLMDLKIKDGKNAGNIGFLKSFPASENVKTYVLKIRPEHSASILTYTKKPIRFTKAYFNTGIGQQEQTIVTSTGPYAISWSLKGILNQDGSNNYPYRIRRYNADVVADNFEFGSDKKVIVALKDDVSLSKVKSFKQPSKGVLMPSASLQDFYG